The Lycium barbarum isolate Lr01 chromosome 9, ASM1917538v2, whole genome shotgun sequence genome has a segment encoding these proteins:
- the LOC132608775 gene encoding COP1-interactive protein 1-like, with translation MTKRSWKESMKPFGSHVDPEKEEQLKWIKIEIENKVKRIAKLIKKINQGSREGNLRRRSELLQLVDEFHKHYQSLYSMYDNLRGEVRKKLHEEHEGESSSQSSSSCSNSESYFSPEEVTAKSSSSCSNCEPLEDAILKDKIITSNFEVKETVESFDVENFETPMCYSRGSESGEFFKDLCIQGDEKLIHESEWLNDKVKEKEDEILYLTDDFELREKERLSHIKVLEDQVASMKVELDNLCVQKRELEEKLVRKSKELKKMEERNLALEATFIEKDDQFSHLLKEFDENQLNSMSRIDDLMAKSNSLQQEVDRLKAERNELEQKLLDETKKVSDQVKDLLEQTHFSELQHVNGPLHQEVDRLGADRNELEQKLLHETKKGSEQIKDLPEKIRFSELEKKSHEASDQVKDLTERTNYLQQELEALRNQNSELELSLKEKTQEVSDCHLRIENMKEKLTSITLSEKGLKSEVKSLAKEKCDMEEKIMDMNQEAYHSELQKEKLNDKIMELETKLLGKEAEVGILQKKHKVYMNDMSTQSSTLTARISNTQKQIQIAEKEKQEFLQSIMQMEKKNTELTIKIAEQEKIIRGMQDVVNKSKQEHKQMQIKVKDSKENFHNAERKLEEMTEELRKMFEDSLRILSRRICVAEQLHIENKEWYQKTRNSYEKENKDLKEKNARHEMGLRGVKDISLTASDILGSLDAVALKFEECTGHFLNRISKVSCELQFVKDWVMRKNKAMAHVRDDFDCLLAQCDDKEAEILKYREKVWKSDNKVRELEKMIKDKEESMLVLKEEKREAIRQLCVWIDYHRSRSDYYKRILLTEFGRRSAP, from the exons ATGACAAAACGAAGTTGGAAGGAATCCATGAAGCCTTTTGGGAGTCATGTTGATCCTGAAAAGGAAGAACAATTGAAATGGATAAAAATAG AAATTGAAAACAAAGTAAAAAGGATAGCAAAGCTAATCAAGAAAATAAACCAAGGTAGTAGAGAAGGGAACTTGAGAAGAAGATCAGAATTGCTTCAACTTGTTGATGAATTCCACAAACATTACCAATCCCTTTATTCTATGTATGATAATCTCAGAGGGGAAGTAAGGAAAAAACTTCATGAAGAACACGAGGGCGAGTCATCGTCTCAATCTTCTTCATCGTGTTCGAATTCAGAATCATATTTTAGCCCCGAGGAAGTCACCGCGAAAAGTAGCTCGTCTTGTTCCAATTGTGAGCCTCTTGAGGATgctattttgaaggacaaaattaTAACTTCAAATTTTGAAGTGAAGGAAACCGTcgaaagttttgatgtggaaaaTTTTGAGACGCCAATGTGTTATAGCCGAGGGTCTGAGTCAGGGGAATTCTTCAAAGACCTGTGCATTCAAGGTGACGAGAAGCTGATACATGAATCCGAATGGTTAAAcgataaagtaaaagaaaaagaagacgaAATCTTGTATCTCACCGATGATTTTGAGCTTCGTGAGAAGGAGAGATTGTCTCATATAAAGGTGTTAGAGGATCAAGTTGCTAGTATGAAGGTTGAATTAGATAACTTATGTGTTCAAAAGAGAGAACTCGAAGAGAAACTCGTGCGCAAGTCGAAAGAACTTAAGAAAATGGAAGAAAGAAACTTAGCACTAGAAGCAACATTCATAGAGAAAGATGATCAGTTCTCTCATCTTCTGAAAGAATTCGACGAAAATCAACTCAACTCAATGTCTAGGATCGATGATCTTATGGCAAAATCAAACAGTCTGCAGCAAGAAGTGGACCGTTTAAAAGCTGAAAGGAATGAATTGGAACAAAAATTGTTAGATGAAACGAAGAAAGTATCAGACCAAGTCAAGGACTTATTAGAACAAACACATTTTTCAGAACTACAACACGTAAACGGTCCACTCCATCAAGAAGTGGACCGTTTAGGTGCTGACAGGAATGAATTGGAACAAAAGTTGTTACATGAAACAAAAAAAGGATCAGAACAAATCAAGGACTTACCAGAGAAAATACGTTTTTCAGAACTCGAAAAAAAGTCTCACGAGGCATCTGATCAAGTTAAAGATTTAACCGAAAGGACTAATTATCTGCAGCAGGAGTTGGAAGCCTTAAGAAATCAGAATTCTGAACTTGAGTTGTCACTCAAAGAAAAAACTCAAGAAGTATCGGACTGTCATCTTCGGATAGAAaatatgaaagagaaattaacgaGCATTACTTTGTCCGAGAAGGGCTTAAAGTCAGAGGTGAAATCACTCGCGAAAGAAAAATGCGACATGGAAGAGAAGATAATGGATATGAATCAAGAAGCTTATCATTCGGAGTTACAAAAAGAAAAGCTGAATGATAAGATCATGGAGTTGGAAACAAAACTATTAGGAAAAGAAGCAGAGGTGGGAATTCTTCAAAAGAAACACAAGGTTTACATGAACGATATGTCCACTCAGAGTTCAACGTTGACAGCCCGAATCAGCAATACTCAAAAGCAGATTCAAATCGCTGAGAAAGAAAAACAGGAATTTTTGCAAAGCATTATGCAGATGGAAAAGAAAAATACTGAACTGACTATCAAGATCGCGGAGCAGGAGAAAATTATAAGAGGAATGCAAGATGTCGTAAACAAGTCAAAGCAGGAACATAAGCAGATGCAAATCAAGGTAAAGGATTCAAAAGAAAATTTTCATAATGCTGAAAGAAAACTAGAAGAAATGACGGAGGAACTACGCAAGATGTTTGAAGACAGTTTACGAATCTTAAGCAGAAGGATCTGCGTGGCAGAACAATTGCATATCGAGAACAAGGAGTGGTACCAAAAAACAAGAAACTCGTACGAGAAAGAGAACAAAGATCTAAAAGAGAAAAATGCAAGGCATGAAATGGGGTTAAGGGGCGTTAAGGATATATCATTGACAGCAAGCGATATCTTAGGTTCACTGGACGCTGTGGCATTAAAGTTTGAGGAATGCACGGGTCATTTTTTGAACCGAATATCCAAAGTTTCGTGTGAGCTGCAATTCGTAAAAGATTGGGTTATGAGGAAAAATAAAGCAATGGCACATGTTAGAGATGATTTTGATTGCTTACTTGCACAATGTGATGACAAAGAAGCTGAGATATTGAAGTATAGGGAGAAAGTTTGGAAGTCGGATAATAAAGTTAGGGAACTAGAGAAGATGATCAAGGATAAAGAGGAATCAATGTTGGTTCTCAAGGAGGAAAAAAGAGAGGCGATTAGGCAATTATGTGTATGGATTGATTATCATCGTAGTCGCTCTGACTATTACAAGAGGATCCTGCTAACTGAATTTGGCCGAAGGAGCGCTCCCTAG